Proteins encoded together in one Chitinophaga sp. LS1 window:
- a CDS encoding T9SS type B sorting domain-containing protein, giving the protein MSTNNSTADQLKFTSMNAQLASGAASKANWTITSPNGTNADYNILYSERTSSIKDTLLNQTNMLTLQFLVPGKYTFKVAMTYASTSGGKTVYSTVTRTQSLVVVDCTISTCSGGDAEMPGFTENFGTLPVNTGRMEYSPSSAITYIYSPSGGLEDNYYAISNTTHLRINFVFSGDHTGTDRGAMLVANSGYTQSIFFQKKVDGLCRGSVYNFSAWFLNIDSTSVMNSACVWGFIYAGVTFQILNAADTSQVLASFRTYAVSPTFTKPTWQRFGGSFTVPSGVSSVIVRIINNFPGGCGNDIAVDDIQLSYCSPGIDASIHGAVSNLREVLCEGVATTLVSSYTPTNYFTNPAYQWEMSDDGGVTWFNVPYGTANKDTLVIHEGELKGTKDVAADYLFRVRVFEAGSSAATCAAPSSSVKITILPMPVLNLTKSQICEGGTVELQASGGYDFFKWSDTSYVGPDRHVTVFSDTTIKVYGYVTYGIDGGKTCVDSNRASIKKDDKPIVQIAASDTSLCLGSRLTLSVADALDPAGDPTKSITWYRGTDLATGQHLTDYDNLTAIANYTTQTLADTSFFVVVVNGTCTVTSAPFKIKLTQVPAPPAGKHVTHCAEDGTSDNNSFTMLRSAIPGTRGTWTVTGISGPGLSGNTSSTIDFSNYVTFTTSRNSPTSVITLNNPGLTVYLQWTVTATGNTDCVGYAYDTLTLITGATRAYAGPDTTLCASNNVFIMQANEPNVALTDDFAETGTWSVIGTSTGVAIDDIHAYNTTVRVTSGAYQDVQLAWTINNVLNCGINTDTVVLHYTPPPTLTLKPDTVCNTLRYFEMDTVATTGTPTYYSVMGTMPGFTAVPETQISSWPITVPIPTGVANGVYKFTVNFRSENGGCTNSTTIWVNVESPGTAPTGVTVGTPNICTSGTTTLTAVGGSLGKNADGTNAGRYVWYAGGCGTGTAIGTGTTITVPVTATTTYYVRVESNGQCGATACASGTVTVYTAPATSNAGPAQTHCNDSLFTMAANAATVGAGEWTYTGTATITNTTSPTTTVFVPAGKTATLTWTITNGACTTSSSVVLTNYMQPVKAEAGPDSIEQCNTTSFTMNATAPSPSTAVGTWFTFAASKATITAGQFNNPAATVTMAAGDTATLIWTVTNGLCTSADYVKLYNYATPTTADAGLDSLKQCMTPAFTMAANTPVIGTGKWSVKSGTATIPATDSSKVNAVITVANGITVVLTWTITNGTCSSKDDIILVNYQRPDPANAGPDSLVQCNTATFTMAATAPNPATAAGTWSLFTGSKAGIVAADIHKVNPVITLAAGDTATAIWTVTNGVCSSTDYIFLKNYQAPAIADAGSAQILQCGTNTFMMSGSTPSVGVGTWTVSKATATITNPNSPAATITVPAGDSVIATWTIVNGICATSDNVKLVNYVKPADANAGPDQHQCNTATFTMAANAPSETTAAGTWTKPAGSTATIANINNPATTVTIPVGDSSMLFWTITNGVCVDVDTVWIFNNNPPAPADAGVDTMKQCNTDAFTMAANAPYVAGATGIWGIWSVVSPASYIIPAADVNNPTATFTITAGTTVVLRWTITNLGCSTADNIVLINYEQPTAVTAGTNQTRCAGPDFVLDGSVPNVTGATGTWYVRNGSATIHTGEEHDPKAHITLPNDATAELHWVVANGVCADSAAVILTNYQTPVKADAGADCVKHCADSAFVMKANAPDVTGAVGEWTFAGTTAATVTDANDPLATIIVPAGDSVRAIWSIGNGTCSTSDTVKLVNYMSPTAAALPADMQQCMTTTFPVTANAPDVPNAVGHWTVVKGNATFPAADLNSTSTTFTVPNGDSAYVTWTITNGLCQSVDTIKLYNYQQPVTANAGPDSIRQCNNATFTMQATAASPATAVGKWSLYPGSAASFSAADSTNPAAVFTLPAGDSATATWTVTNGVCSSSDKVLLINSAMPDQANAGVDSIRQCNNTTFTVAANTPTVTGATGKWTLSNTRATIAAADTSNPTAVITVPVGDSVKAYWTITNGACSTIDSVKLVNYAQPTAAEAGPDQRQCATTAFTMAANTPDVTGATGRWTLSNTRATIGAADISKPTAVITVPVGDSVVAYWTITNGVCSSMDSVKLIDDAMPGTANAGPAQTHCNDSAFTMAANTATAGTGAWSFYTGTTATIATTDVNNPTATIFVPAGDTATAIWTISNGICASTSTVLLKNDMMPEAAIAGPDQTHCNDSLFHMAATPGAITTSTGKWTVISGTATIAATDLNNPTASVIVFAGTSATLQWTLSNGTCTGTPATVTLTNLGPVLNNTISADQTLCASETPAALTGTVALSGGDGTYTYQWQISTTSATTGFSNVTTGTGGTAATYTPATLTADTVWFRRIVTSGSCSNTISNVVKLRRITTSPVVVSVPASVTTNCVAGKDYTTLFGTPVFSHQPFSNEALTVTYTDNTQTPDACTTLIMRTWTAVDRCGLTTSAQQTITVVDTTAPKFTTAAPANVTASCDNVPAAVNLTATDDCSGTLTITPIETRVDIAGQCTNNYYLIRKWVAVDNCGNVSDTLRQTVTVKDTTGPVFSGTAPANVTVDCDKVPAGTTLTATDNCTTGTITVTPVDTRQSISGSTCSNTYQITRTWTATDDCGNSTVLKQIITVVDTTRPVFNTILVADTTVNCDGVPAQPTITATDNCSASVKVTVAQTKVFLSTTCSNNYRLTRTWTATDDCGNVATMKQVITVQDTTRPSFTITPPSDTTVSCSAVPTPPSNLSATDNCSATSNVKISYTQTRQSITGACASNYQLIRVWTAKDECGNTNTVRQVITVVDTTKPVIDPAPAAVTVSCGGTIPAAATLYATDNCDGNFPKKATMTTDPYTVDACNGYTITRRWNVSDACGNAAIERVQIITVVACPKPQLDTALPANCSDNTKFALQLLTKVSKPTFTLQSVYPAGTVTTPKSQTSNVFDLNGATQATFIVTDGVTGCVSDPVTYTLQYVQKPTVNLGNDTAICEGNSVTLDAGAANASAGYTIKWNTGATTQQITISAAGTYYATVTNNGCSATDSIKVTVNTPPTVDIRDTTICDGMTVKLNAYVQGASYTWSTGDTGPSITVSTAGTYTVDVSLKGCTVTDQATVTVSTPPNVTLTPDTAICPDQTVMLQVEPDGGSVTWLDGSLTNSIIVSKPGDYWVTVTKGGCVVTDTVTVTNKANISFDLGPDKDICAGGLVVLDATNADVISYLWNDGTTDPIKEVSTPGTYTVTVLDRFCNLTTTDSVKVTVAGIGNISLGNDTTICIGQTLTLSVDAGTGNSIKWQDGATTSTYVVTATGYYKVTVYNDCGAVSDDIAVSYKQCEDEPTFPNAFTPNGDGKNDTFRPHVTGPMYDYNLTIYNRWGELIYQSKEASRGWDGRFKGILVDEGTYVWLLTYKKSIGGIEILNRGVVNVIK; this is encoded by the coding sequence ATGTCTACTAATAATAGCACTGCAGACCAGCTCAAGTTTACCAGTATGAATGCGCAGCTGGCTAGTGGTGCTGCTTCTAAGGCCAACTGGACAATTACTTCACCTAATGGTACGAATGCAGATTATAACATCCTATATTCCGAAAGGACATCTTCCATTAAAGATACTTTACTGAACCAGACGAATATGCTGACGTTACAGTTCCTCGTTCCTGGTAAGTATACCTTTAAAGTTGCGATGACCTATGCAAGTACAAGTGGTGGTAAAACTGTTTACTCGACGGTGACGAGAACACAGAGTCTTGTTGTAGTTGACTGTACGATATCTACCTGTAGCGGTGGTGATGCGGAAATGCCTGGTTTTACTGAGAACTTTGGTACACTACCCGTCAATACCGGCCGAATGGAATATTCACCCAGTTCTGCTATTACTTATATTTACTCCCCATCAGGTGGTCTTGAAGATAATTATTATGCTATTTCTAATACAACTCATCTCAGAATTAACTTTGTCTTCTCCGGAGATCACACAGGTACAGACCGAGGAGCTATGTTGGTAGCAAACTCCGGTTATACTCAATCAATATTCTTTCAGAAAAAGGTAGATGGTCTGTGCCGTGGTTCTGTATATAACTTCAGTGCATGGTTCTTAAATATTGATAGTACCAGTGTAATGAATAGTGCCTGTGTGTGGGGGTTTATTTATGCAGGAGTAACTTTCCAGATATTAAATGCAGCAGATACCAGTCAGGTATTAGCCAGCTTCAGAACCTACGCCGTTTCTCCCACCTTCACCAAACCTACTTGGCAAAGGTTCGGGGGGTCCTTCACTGTACCTTCTGGTGTGAGCAGTGTAATTGTACGAATTATCAATAATTTTCCTGGTGGTTGTGGTAATGATATTGCCGTGGATGATATCCAGCTATCCTATTGTAGTCCTGGTATCGATGCATCCATACATGGAGCGGTGAGTAATCTGAGAGAAGTATTGTGCGAGGGTGTCGCTACGACACTTGTTTCTTCTTATACACCTACTAACTATTTTACCAATCCGGCTTATCAATGGGAGATGTCTGATGATGGTGGTGTAACCTGGTTCAATGTACCTTATGGTACTGCCAACAAAGATACCCTCGTCATTCACGAAGGTGAACTAAAAGGTACAAAGGATGTGGCGGCAGATTACCTTTTCCGCGTCAGGGTCTTTGAAGCGGGAAGTTCCGCCGCCACCTGTGCGGCCCCCTCATCATCGGTCAAGATTACTATCCTGCCGATGCCGGTATTAAATCTTACGAAATCCCAGATCTGTGAGGGAGGCACTGTGGAACTGCAAGCCTCCGGTGGTTATGATTTCTTCAAATGGAGCGATACCAGTTATGTAGGCCCCGACCGGCATGTAACTGTCTTCAGTGATACGACCATCAAAGTATATGGTTATGTTACCTATGGTATTGATGGTGGCAAAACCTGTGTGGACTCCAATAGGGCTAGTATTAAGAAAGATGATAAGCCAATTGTGCAGATCGCAGCCTCTGATACCTCTTTGTGTCTGGGTAGTAGACTTACCCTGAGCGTGGCCGATGCGCTTGATCCGGCGGGTGATCCAACCAAGAGTATTACCTGGTATAGGGGGACGGATTTGGCTACGGGTCAGCACCTGACTGACTACGATAACCTGACTGCAATAGCTAACTATACGACCCAGACACTTGCAGATACATCTTTCTTTGTCGTTGTTGTAAATGGTACATGTACGGTTACTTCCGCTCCGTTTAAAATAAAACTAACTCAAGTGCCGGCGCCTCCTGCAGGTAAACACGTGACACATTGTGCAGAGGATGGTACGTCTGATAACAACTCTTTCACCATGCTCCGTTCCGCTATTCCAGGAACAAGAGGTACATGGACCGTCACAGGTATATCCGGTCCGGGTTTGTCTGGCAACACCAGTTCTACCATTGACTTCAGTAACTATGTTACTTTTACGACAAGCAGGAACAGCCCCACTTCAGTGATTACACTGAACAACCCGGGATTGACTGTTTACCTGCAATGGACTGTGACAGCTACCGGCAACACTGATTGTGTGGGGTATGCTTATGATACCTTGACACTCATCACGGGTGCTACCAGGGCTTATGCTGGTCCGGATACGACACTTTGTGCTTCCAACAACGTATTTATCATGCAGGCTAACGAACCAAACGTTGCCCTGACAGATGATTTTGCTGAAACAGGTACATGGTCTGTCATTGGTACGTCTACCGGCGTAGCCATCGACGATATTCACGCCTATAATACTACTGTAAGAGTGACGAGCGGTGCTTATCAGGATGTACAGCTGGCATGGACGATTAATAATGTGTTAAACTGTGGTATCAATACGGATACCGTTGTATTACATTATACGCCGCCGCCAACCCTGACCCTTAAGCCGGATACTGTTTGTAACACCTTGAGGTATTTCGAGATGGATACTGTTGCGACGACAGGTACTCCTACTTATTATAGTGTAATGGGTACAATGCCTGGTTTCACCGCCGTACCTGAAACGCAGATCTCCTCTTGGCCGATCACTGTACCTATTCCAACAGGTGTAGCGAATGGCGTGTATAAATTTACTGTCAACTTCAGAAGTGAGAATGGTGGTTGTACCAACTCCACTACGATTTGGGTGAATGTGGAATCTCCGGGCACGGCACCTACAGGCGTGACTGTGGGTACACCAAATATCTGTACAAGCGGTACAACGACCCTGACTGCTGTCGGTGGTTCTCTGGGTAAAAATGCTGATGGTACCAATGCCGGCAGATATGTATGGTATGCGGGTGGTTGTGGTACTGGTACTGCAATCGGCACCGGCACTACGATCACTGTTCCGGTTACTGCCACCACTACTTATTATGTAAGAGTAGAAAGCAATGGTCAATGTGGTGCTACCGCCTGTGCAAGTGGTACTGTCACTGTTTATACTGCACCTGCAACTTCTAATGCAGGTCCTGCTCAAACACATTGTAATGACTCCCTGTTCACCATGGCTGCCAATGCTGCTACCGTAGGTGCGGGTGAATGGACTTACACAGGTACCGCTACCATTACTAATACAACAAGTCCTACTACTACTGTATTCGTACCGGCAGGTAAAACTGCAACGCTGACATGGACGATTACCAACGGCGCCTGTACGACTTCTTCTAGTGTAGTACTGACGAATTATATGCAACCTGTGAAGGCTGAAGCTGGTCCGGATTCTATCGAGCAGTGTAACACGACATCTTTCACGATGAACGCGACCGCTCCTTCTCCATCTACCGCAGTAGGTACCTGGTTTACCTTTGCGGCTTCCAAAGCGACCATCACTGCAGGTCAGTTCAACAATCCTGCTGCAACAGTGACAATGGCAGCCGGCGATACCGCTACGCTGATCTGGACTGTGACCAATGGTCTTTGTACTTCAGCTGACTATGTAAAACTGTATAACTACGCGACACCAACGACTGCCGATGCGGGTCTTGACTCCCTGAAGCAGTGTATGACGCCGGCCTTTACCATGGCCGCCAATACACCGGTCATTGGTACCGGTAAGTGGTCTGTGAAGAGTGGTACTGCTACTATTCCTGCTACAGACAGCAGCAAGGTAAATGCGGTGATCACAGTTGCCAATGGTATAACTGTGGTACTGACTTGGACCATCACTAATGGTACCTGTTCTTCAAAAGATGATATCATCCTTGTGAACTACCAGCGCCCAGATCCTGCCAACGCAGGTCCGGATTCACTGGTACAATGTAACACGGCCACCTTCACTATGGCAGCTACTGCACCTAATCCTGCTACCGCAGCAGGTACCTGGTCGCTGTTCACCGGTAGCAAGGCAGGTATTGTTGCAGCTGACATTCATAAGGTCAACCCGGTGATTACCCTGGCTGCAGGTGATACCGCTACTGCCATCTGGACGGTAACAAATGGTGTTTGTTCCAGCACTGATTATATCTTCCTGAAGAATTACCAGGCGCCGGCCATTGCTGATGCAGGTTCTGCACAGATCCTGCAGTGTGGTACCAATACCTTTATGATGTCTGGTTCTACACCATCTGTAGGTGTAGGTACCTGGACCGTGTCCAAAGCAACAGCGACGATTACTAATCCCAATAGTCCTGCTGCTACCATTACAGTACCAGCCGGCGATAGCGTAATTGCTACCTGGACCATTGTAAATGGCATATGTGCTACTTCAGATAATGTAAAACTGGTCAACTATGTGAAACCAGCTGACGCGAACGCAGGTCCTGACCAGCACCAGTGTAATACAGCGACCTTCACAATGGCAGCCAATGCACCTTCTGAAACAACTGCAGCAGGTACCTGGACCAAACCTGCCGGTTCTACCGCAACAATCGCAAATATTAATAATCCGGCCACGACGGTGACCATTCCTGTGGGTGATAGCAGTATGTTGTTCTGGACCATTACAAACGGCGTTTGTGTGGATGTGGACACTGTCTGGATTTTCAACAACAATCCGCCTGCTCCTGCAGATGCGGGTGTTGATACCATGAAACAGTGTAACACTGATGCATTCACCATGGCCGCGAATGCGCCTTATGTAGCTGGTGCTACCGGTATCTGGGGTATCTGGAGTGTGGTTTCTCCTGCATCTTATATCATCCCGGCTGCTGATGTCAACAACCCGACAGCGACCTTCACAATCACAGCTGGTACTACGGTCGTACTGAGATGGACGATTACCAACCTGGGTTGTAGCACTGCTGACAACATTGTGCTGATCAACTACGAACAGCCGACTGCTGTCACTGCAGGGACTAACCAGACCAGGTGTGCAGGTCCTGATTTTGTACTGGATGGTTCTGTGCCTAATGTAACCGGTGCCACCGGTACATGGTATGTACGTAACGGCAGCGCTACGATCCACACCGGTGAAGAGCATGATCCAAAGGCACACATAACATTACCAAATGATGCTACTGCAGAATTACACTGGGTAGTCGCAAATGGTGTCTGCGCTGACTCCGCGGCTGTGATCCTGACCAACTACCAGACACCTGTAAAAGCTGATGCCGGTGCAGACTGCGTGAAACATTGTGCTGACAGTGCATTCGTGATGAAAGCCAACGCCCCTGATGTAACGGGAGCTGTCGGTGAATGGACATTCGCAGGTACCACCGCTGCTACTGTAACTGATGCCAACGATCCGCTCGCAACGATCATTGTGCCAGCCGGCGATAGCGTACGCGCTATCTGGAGTATTGGTAACGGCACATGTTCTACGAGCGATACGGTGAAACTGGTAAACTACATGTCACCAACCGCCGCTGCTTTACCAGCTGACATGCAACAGTGTATGACCACCACGTTCCCTGTTACGGCGAACGCGCCTGATGTACCTAATGCAGTGGGCCACTGGACAGTAGTAAAAGGTAACGCTACCTTCCCTGCTGCTGACTTAAACAGCACATCTACTACTTTCACTGTGCCAAATGGTGATAGCGCTTATGTGACATGGACCATTACAAACGGTTTGTGCCAGAGCGTAGATACAATTAAGTTATACAACTATCAGCAACCTGTAACTGCGAACGCCGGTCCGGATTCTATCCGCCAGTGTAACAATGCTACCTTTACCATGCAGGCTACGGCAGCATCTCCTGCTACCGCTGTAGGTAAATGGTCACTGTATCCTGGTAGCGCGGCCAGCTTCAGCGCTGCTGATTCTACCAATCCAGCTGCTGTATTTACACTGCCTGCCGGTGATAGCGCTACCGCAACCTGGACAGTGACAAACGGTGTCTGCTCTTCTTCTGACAAAGTACTGCTCATTAACAGCGCAATGCCAGACCAGGCGAATGCCGGTGTAGACTCCATCCGTCAGTGTAATAACACGACCTTCACCGTGGCAGCAAACACGCCAACTGTAACAGGTGCTACCGGTAAATGGACACTCTCCAATACCCGTGCAACCATCGCAGCTGCTGATACCAGCAACCCAACTGCGGTGATCACCGTTCCTGTAGGTGATAGCGTAAAAGCTTACTGGACAATTACAAACGGTGCATGTTCTACTATCGACAGCGTGAAACTGGTGAACTATGCACAGCCAACCGCTGCCGAGGCAGGTCCTGACCAACGCCAGTGTGCTACCACAGCCTTTACTATGGCGGCTAACACTCCTGATGTAACAGGTGCTACCGGTAGATGGACACTCTCCAATACCCGTGCGACCATCGGAGCTGCTGATATCAGCAAACCAACTGCAGTGATCACTGTTCCTGTAGGCGACAGCGTAGTAGCTTACTGGACAATCACAAACGGTGTTTGTTCTTCTATGGACAGCGTGAAACTGATAGACGATGCAATGCCTGGTACGGCAAATGCTGGTCCTGCTCAGACACATTGTAACGACAGCGCCTTCACGATGGCTGCAAATACTGCTACCGCAGGTACCGGTGCATGGTCCTTCTACACAGGTACTACTGCAACGATTGCCACTACAGATGTAAATAATCCCACAGCAACGATCTTCGTACCGGCTGGCGATACTGCTACTGCTATCTGGACAATCTCCAACGGCATATGTGCTTCTACCAGCACTGTCCTTCTGAAGAATGATATGATGCCGGAAGCTGCAATTGCGGGTCCTGACCAGACGCATTGTAACGATTCGCTCTTCCACATGGCGGCTACGCCTGGAGCAATCACTACATCTACCGGTAAATGGACTGTGATCAGCGGTACTGCAACTATTGCAGCGACTGACCTGAATAACCCAACTGCCAGTGTGATTGTGTTCGCAGGTACATCCGCTACGCTGCAGTGGACCCTGAGCAATGGTACATGTACTGGTACGCCAGCTACTGTAACACTGACTAACCTGGGACCAGTACTGAACAATACCATCTCTGCCGATCAGACACTTTGTGCTTCTGAAACACCTGCTGCCCTCACGGGTACGGTGGCATTGAGTGGTGGCGACGGTACTTATACTTACCAGTGGCAGATCAGCACGACCAGTGCAACCACCGGTTTCTCCAATGTAACAACAGGTACAGGTGGCACTGCCGCTACTTATACCCCTGCTACACTCACCGCTGATACCGTATGGTTCAGAAGGATCGTAACTTCCGGTTCCTGCTCCAATACCATCAGCAACGTGGTGAAACTGAGAAGAATCACTACATCTCCTGTAGTTGTATCTGTTCCTGCTTCCGTAACGACTAATTGCGTAGCTGGTAAAGACTATACTACACTGTTCGGTACACCAGTATTCAGTCACCAGCCTTTCAGCAATGAAGCCCTGACTGTAACTTATACCGACAATACTCAAACGCCTGATGCATGTACTACCCTCATCATGCGTACCTGGACAGCCGTAGATCGTTGTGGTCTCACGACTTCCGCTCAGCAGACCATCACGGTTGTTGATACCACTGCACCTAAGTTCACCACCGCCGCTCCGGCTAACGTGACAGCAAGTTGTGACAACGTACCAGCTGCTGTAAACCTGACTGCTACCGACGATTGTTCCGGTACCCTGACCATCACACCGATTGAAACCCGTGTAGACATCGCAGGTCAGTGTACAAACAATTATTACCTGATCCGTAAATGGGTAGCGGTTGATAACTGTGGTAATGTAAGCGACACCCTGAGACAGACCGTAACTGTGAAAGATACCACCGGTCCTGTGTTCTCTGGTACTGCTCCTGCCAACGTAACCGTTGATTGTGATAAGGTACCTGCCGGAACTACCCTGACTGCTACTGATAACTGTACAACAGGTACCATCACTGTAACACCAGTGGATACCAGACAGTCAATCTCCGGCAGCACTTGTAGCAATACTTACCAGATCACCCGTACATGGACTGCGACCGATGATTGTGGTAACAGTACTGTACTAAAACAGATCATCACAGTAGTAGATACTACCCGACCAGTATTCAATACAATCCTGGTTGCTGATACTACTGTAAACTGCGACGGCGTACCTGCACAGCCAACGATCACTGCTACAGACAATTGTTCTGCAAGTGTGAAAGTAACGGTTGCCCAAACCAAGGTATTCCTGAGCACTACCTGCTCCAATAACTATCGTCTGACCCGTACCTGGACCGCTACCGACGATTGCGGAAACGTGGCTACAATGAAACAGGTAATTACTGTACAGGATACTACCAGACCATCATTCACCATCACACCGCCAAGCGATACTACCGTAAGTTGTAGTGCAGTGCCAACACCGCCAAGCAACCTGTCTGCTACTGACAACTGTAGTGCAACCAGTAATGTGAAGATCAGCTACACCCAGACCCGTCAGTCTATCACCGGTGCTTGTGCAAGCAACTACCAGCTGATCAGAGTCTGGACAGCGAAAGATGAATGTGGTAATACCAACACTGTTCGTCAGGTGATCACAGTAGTAGATACCACCAAACCAGTGATCGATCCGGCTCCGGCTGCTGTCACTGTATCATGTGGAGGTACTATACCAGCTGCTGCTACCCTGTATGCAACTGATAACTGCGATGGCAACTTCCCTAAGAAAGCGACCATGACCACCGATCCATATACTGTGGATGCTTGTAACGGTTACACCATCACCAGAAGATGGAACGTATCTGACGCATGTGGTAATGCTGCGATCGAAAGGGTACAGATCATTACTGTAGTAGCGTGTCCTAAACCACAACTGGATACAGCGCTGCCAGCTAACTGTTCTGACAATACGAAGTTTGCATTGCAGCTGCTGACCAAAGTGAGCAAACCAACATTTACACTGCAGAGCGTATATCCTGCAGGTACCGTAACCACACCGAAGAGTCAGACCAGCAATGTGTTCGACCTGAATGGTGCGACTCAGGCTACCTTCATCGTAACTGATGGCGTAACCGGTTGCGTATCTGACCCAGTGACTTATACCCTGCAATATGTACAGAAACCAACTGTCAACCTGGGTAACGATACTGCGATCTGCGAAGGCAACTCAGTCACCCTGGATGCAGGTGCGGCAAATGCAAGTGCTGGTTATACAATTAAATGGAACACAGGTGCAACTACCCAACAGATCACCATATCTGCTGCCGGTACTTACTACGCAACGGTGACCAACAATGGTTGTTCCGCTACAGACTCTATTAAAGTAACGGTGAATACACCTCCAACGGTTGATATCCGCGATACCACTATCTGTGATGGCATGACTGTAAAACTGAATGCTTATGTACAGGGTGCTTCTTACACATGGAGCACTGGTGATACCGGACCATCTATCACTGTAAGTACCGCTGGTACCTACACCGTAGATGTATCACTGAAAGGTTGTACCGTAACTGACCAGGCGACCGTAACGGTGTCTACTCCGCCGAACGTGACCCTGACTCCTGATACTGCTATTTGTCCTGATCAGACAGTGATGCTGCAGGTTGAACCAGATGGTGGCAGTGTAACATGGTTAGACGGTTCATTGACAAACTCCATTATCGTATCTAAACCTGGTGATTACTGGGTGACTGTAACGAAGGGTGGTTGCGTTGTAACTGATACTGTAACTGTGACCAACAAAGCAAACATCAGCTTCGACCTCGGTCCTGACAAGGATATCTGTGCCGGTGGCCTCGTGGTACTGGATGCGACTAACGCTGACGTGATCTCTTACCTCTGGAATGATGGTACAACCGATCCGATCAAGGAAGTAAGCACACCAGGTACTTACACCGTAACAGTGCTTGACAGGTTCTGTAACCTGACTACAACAGATAGCGTGAAGGTAACAGTGGCTGGTATCGGAAATATTTCTCTGGGTAATGATACCACCATCTGTATCGGTCAGACACTGACACTGAGTGTGGATGCCGGTACCGGCAACAGCATCAAGTGGCAGGATGGCGCTACTACTTCAACGTATGTAGTGACAGCGACCGGATATTATAAGGTAACAGTTTACAATGATTGTGGCGCAGTGAGCGATGACATTGCAGTTAGTTACAAACAATGTGAAGATGAGCCTACCTTCCCGAATGCTTTCACACCAAACGGAGATGGTAAAAACGATACATTTAGACCACACGTAACCGGCCCGATGTATGACTATAATCTTACTATTTATAATCGTTGGGGAGAATTGATTTACCAAAGTAAAGAAGCTTCCAGGGGATGGGATGGTCGTTTTAAAGGTATTTTAGTGGATGAAGGTACTTACGTATGGTTATTGACATATAAAAAGAGTATCGGTGGGATTGAAATCCTTAATAGAGGTGTGGTCAATGTAATTAAATAA